In Sideroxyarcus emersonii, one DNA window encodes the following:
- a CDS encoding HAD-IC family P-type ATPase produces MAHSSTLVVYGQGTGVVVATADSTEIGRISALLGEVQSMTTPLLRQMEEFGRWLTMAIMTLTAITFLFGWLVHHFGIGDMFIATVSMAVAAIPEGLPAILTITLALGVQRMARHNAIIRRLPAVESLGAVTVICTDKTGTLTRNEMTVQRVLTTGHVFEVSGGGHAPHGGFTLDGKETDVTDDADTIDLLRAGLLCNDAALHESGGTWQVAGDPTEAALITLAMKAGMDSVHEHESLPRTDLIPFESEHRFMATLHHDHAGHAFILVKGAVEQVLAMCSVQRVDGKNVRLDLSQWHKKMAETGALGQRVLALAQKSVETGKRELSFDDMQGGFALLGMVGITDPPRDEAIAAVRECHSAGIRVKMITGDHAETAIAIAKQLGIGNGRALSGIELDAMDDTALCQALREVDVFARASPEHKLRIVQALQADGETVAMTGDGVNDAPALKRADIGVAMGMKGTEVAKEAAGMILTDDNFSTIAHAVGEGRTVYDNLKKAIVFIMPTNGGEAGMVLIAILFGMTLPITPVQILWINMVTAVTLALALSFEASEANVMRRPPRAVGEPLLSGFVIWRIVFVSVLLTAGPTTLFLWESARGVGIEGARTVAVNALVVGEMAYLFNCRYLLAPVRRWKDFVGNFYVLLAVAILALIQGIFTYAPFMQSVFGVGGIDLAAWRLVLGFGGILFVAVEIEKWVIRKLKSA; encoded by the coding sequence AGGGCACCGGTGTGGTGGTCGCCACCGCCGACAGCACCGAGATCGGACGCATCAGCGCCTTGCTGGGTGAAGTGCAGAGCATGACTACCCCGCTGCTGCGGCAGATGGAAGAATTCGGGCGCTGGTTGACCATGGCGATCATGACGCTGACTGCCATCACCTTTCTGTTCGGCTGGCTGGTACACCATTTCGGCATCGGCGACATGTTCATCGCCACCGTCAGCATGGCCGTGGCGGCGATTCCGGAAGGTTTGCCCGCGATTTTGACCATCACGCTGGCGCTGGGCGTGCAACGCATGGCCAGACACAACGCCATCATCCGCCGCCTTCCCGCGGTTGAATCACTGGGGGCGGTGACGGTGATCTGCACCGACAAGACCGGCACGCTCACGCGCAACGAGATGACCGTGCAGCGCGTACTCACCACAGGCCATGTGTTCGAGGTGAGCGGCGGCGGCCATGCCCCGCACGGCGGCTTTACTCTGGACGGGAAGGAAACGGACGTCACCGACGACGCCGACACCATCGACCTGTTACGTGCCGGATTGCTATGTAACGATGCCGCCCTGCATGAGAGCGGCGGTACATGGCAGGTAGCGGGCGACCCGACCGAGGCCGCGCTCATCACGCTGGCCATGAAGGCCGGGATGGATTCCGTGCACGAACATGAATCGCTGCCGCGCACCGACCTCATCCCATTCGAATCGGAGCATCGCTTTATGGCGACCTTGCATCACGATCACGCGGGGCATGCGTTCATCCTGGTCAAGGGGGCCGTCGAACAGGTGTTGGCGATGTGCAGCGTACAGCGCGTTGACGGCAAAAACGTACGACTCGATCTGTCACAATGGCACAAAAAAATGGCCGAGACCGGCGCGCTCGGCCAACGCGTGTTGGCGCTCGCGCAAAAATCCGTTGAAACCGGAAAACGCGAATTGAGTTTCGATGACATGCAAGGCGGCTTCGCCCTGCTCGGCATGGTCGGCATCACCGATCCGCCCCGCGATGAAGCCATCGCCGCCGTGCGCGAATGCCATTCTGCCGGTATCCGCGTCAAGATGATCACAGGCGACCATGCCGAGACAGCAATCGCCATCGCCAAGCAACTAGGCATAGGCAATGGTCGTGCTCTGAGCGGAATCGAACTGGATGCAATGGACGATACCGCATTGTGCCAGGCCCTGCGCGAGGTGGATGTGTTCGCGCGCGCCAGTCCGGAGCACAAACTGCGCATAGTGCAGGCGCTGCAAGCCGATGGCGAGACCGTCGCCATGACCGGCGACGGGGTTAATGATGCCCCGGCATTGAAGCGTGCCGACATCGGCGTAGCAATGGGCATGAAAGGCACGGAAGTCGCCAAGGAAGCCGCAGGGATGATACTGACGGATGACAACTTCTCCACCATCGCACACGCGGTGGGAGAGGGTCGCACTGTCTACGATAACCTCAAGAAAGCCATCGTATTCATCATGCCCACCAACGGCGGCGAGGCCGGCATGGTGCTGATCGCCATCCTGTTCGGCATGACGCTGCCGATCACGCCGGTGCAGATCCTGTGGATCAACATGGTCACGGCAGTCACACTGGCGCTGGCTTTGTCATTCGAGGCGTCCGAGGCGAACGTGATGCGCCGCCCGCCGCGCGCAGTCGGCGAACCGCTACTGTCCGGCTTCGTGATCTGGCGCATCGTTTTCGTATCTGTATTATTGACCGCAGGCCCAACGACACTGTTTCTGTGGGAAAGCGCGCGCGGTGTCGGCATTGAAGGGGCACGCACCGTCGCGGTCAACGCACTGGTGGTCGGCGAAATGGCATACCTGTTCAACTGCCGCTATTTGCTCGCCCCGGTACGCAGGTGGAAAGACTTCGTGGGCAATTTCTACGTGTTGCTCGCAGTCGCCATCTTGGCGCTGATCCAGGGAATATTCACCTACGCACCGTTCATGCAAAGCGTGTTTGGCGTAGGCGGCATCGACCTGGCTGCTTGGAGACTCGTCCTGGGCTTCGGAGGGATATTGTTTGTGGCGGTGGAAATTGAAAAATGGGTAATACGAAAACTCAAATCCGCATGA